A window of the Pseudomonas furukawaii genome harbors these coding sequences:
- a CDS encoding DMT family transporter: MNSPIPLTALALACAALVAGALVPFQAGSNAALGRALGHPLWATVTSLLVSLLVVLPVLLAMRVPAPLLGPAAQLPAWAWLGGVAGVIYITAALLLTPRVGAGNFIVCVIAGQMLASLLIDHFGLMGLPVKQANGGRILGVALILAGMLVVQWTTRSESSPPSGPASANLSAATTTSGAP, encoded by the coding sequence ATGAACTCCCCGATCCCCCTTACCGCCCTCGCATTGGCTTGCGCGGCCCTGGTTGCCGGCGCCCTGGTTCCCTTCCAGGCCGGCAGCAATGCAGCCCTCGGTCGGGCCCTCGGTCACCCGCTCTGGGCGACCGTGACATCCCTGCTGGTGAGCCTGCTGGTGGTCCTGCCGGTGCTCCTCGCCATGCGCGTGCCGGCGCCGCTCCTGGGGCCTGCCGCCCAGTTGCCCGCCTGGGCCTGGCTCGGTGGCGTCGCCGGGGTCATCTACATCACTGCCGCGCTGTTGCTGACTCCCCGGGTCGGAGCCGGAAACTTCATCGTCTGCGTGATCGCCGGACAAATGCTCGCCTCCCTGCTGATCGACCATTTCGGCCTGATGGGTTTACCGGTCAAGCAGGCCAACGGTGGGAGGATTCTCGGGGTCGCGCTGATCCTCGCCGGCATGCTGGTGGTGCAATGGACTACCCGCAGCGAGAGTTCGCCGCCTTCCGGGCCGGCCTCCGCGAACCTGTCCGCTGCCACGACGACGTCGGGCGCACCTTAA
- a CDS encoding sensor histidine kinase → MKNRNSIRGRMVAAFVLLAAIIGGVFAGSAFFVIELIEHQLIDKRLTRVAESWTSGSNSAAQLQASDLNLYVGQQIPPPLQRLTPGVHELRLNGRTLHALISEADGQRYAVVDDESDFEAIEDRTYLALSLAFLGGLALALLIGRASASRVILPLTELASAVQDEGREVALPGLDAVDEIGVLARAIEDRTHQLSHALQRERWFTADISHELRTPLTIMLAASEVLGRRLRRHPRLLTITEHIRHNAADITRQMTALLELARVPESTHPLRIALRPLIEQELERWQPLLAGKPLEIRLIATEDVQVPAIPELVAIALNHLLRNACLHAEGGVIAVHLNASGIAIEHNGTRGPDAPERGRFDGPPRAHDDTNELGLSLSIVKRVADHLGWTVRHTFTTPGSSRYTLEFNLKQGQALPTARTG, encoded by the coding sequence ATGAAGAACCGTAATTCGATTCGTGGCCGAATGGTTGCTGCCTTTGTGCTCTTGGCGGCGATCATCGGTGGCGTGTTCGCGGGCTCGGCTTTCTTCGTGATTGAGCTAATCGAACACCAGTTGATCGACAAGCGTCTCACGCGCGTCGCCGAGTCCTGGACGTCAGGCTCGAACAGTGCGGCGCAGCTGCAGGCGAGCGACCTGAACCTCTACGTCGGCCAGCAGATCCCGCCGCCCTTGCAGCGGTTGACTCCGGGTGTCCACGAATTGCGTCTGAACGGTCGGACGCTGCACGCGTTGATCAGTGAGGCGGACGGCCAGCGCTATGCGGTAGTGGATGACGAAAGCGATTTCGAAGCGATTGAGGACCGTACCTATCTTGCCTTGAGCCTGGCGTTTCTGGGCGGCCTCGCATTGGCGTTGCTGATCGGACGGGCCAGTGCAAGCCGGGTGATTCTCCCCCTGACCGAACTGGCCTCCGCAGTACAGGACGAAGGGCGTGAGGTAGCGCTTCCCGGCCTTGATGCAGTCGACGAGATCGGTGTGTTGGCTCGCGCGATCGAGGACCGCACCCATCAGCTCAGCCATGCGCTCCAGCGTGAGCGCTGGTTCACCGCTGACATCAGTCATGAACTGCGTACACCACTGACGATCATGCTCGCCGCCTCGGAGGTGCTGGGACGGCGATTGAGGCGTCATCCCAGGTTGCTGACGATAACTGAGCATATTCGGCATAACGCGGCGGATATCACGCGGCAGATGACCGCCCTGTTGGAGCTGGCGCGGGTTCCCGAGAGTACGCACCCCCTCCGCATCGCCCTGCGCCCGCTGATCGAGCAGGAGCTGGAACGTTGGCAACCGTTGCTGGCGGGTAAACCCCTGGAGATCAGGTTGATCGCGACTGAGGACGTGCAGGTTCCCGCCATTCCGGAGTTGGTTGCCATCGCGCTGAACCACCTCCTGCGAAATGCCTGCCTGCACGCTGAAGGCGGCGTGATAGCCGTCCATCTGAACGCCAGCGGGATCGCCATCGAGCACAACGGAACCCGGGGACCGGACGCCCCCGAAAGAGGCCGATTCGATGGTCCGCCACGTGCTCATGACGACACCAACGAGCTCGGCTTGAGTTTGTCCATCGTCAAGCGCGTGGCCGATCACTTGGGTTGGACAGTGCGCCATACGTTCACGACGCCGGGAAGTAGCCGATACACCCTGGAGTTCAACCTCAAGCAGGGCCAAGCGCTGCCTACGGCGCGTACGGGATGA
- a CDS encoding LysR family transcriptional regulator: MNNLRRIDLNLLVTLHALLVEKHISRAALRLHRSQPAVSHALAHLRKLFDDPLLVRRSGKLELTARAHELMQPLTEALGQLGALLEPPRFDPSRAERTFRLAMSDYGARVVLPGLVRTLRQMAPGVELAVSQASREAMLADVMDGETDLALGVFPDPGPASLRSQTLFTESFACLADASTLPESGVLSREAWLARPHVLVAVRAAADGEIDPVLALEGLSRRVSVLLPHWSVANELIAGTDLVLTVARRNLAGIDADPRLKVFEPPLAIPPFDFRMVWHPRRDPDPAHGWLRQLVTDLVTES, encoded by the coding sequence ATGAATAATCTTCGACGCATCGACCTGAACCTGCTGGTCACTCTCCATGCCCTGCTGGTGGAAAAGCACATCTCCCGCGCAGCCCTGCGCCTGCACCGGAGCCAGCCCGCCGTCAGCCACGCCCTGGCCCATCTGCGCAAGCTGTTCGATGACCCCTTGCTGGTTCGTCGTTCGGGCAAGCTGGAGCTGACCGCCAGGGCCCACGAACTGATGCAGCCGCTGACCGAAGCGCTCGGTCAACTCGGGGCGCTGCTGGAACCGCCACGGTTCGATCCGAGCCGGGCGGAGCGGACCTTCCGCCTGGCCATGTCGGACTACGGTGCGCGGGTCGTGCTGCCCGGCCTGGTGCGGACCCTGCGCCAGATGGCCCCTGGCGTCGAACTGGCAGTGAGCCAGGCGAGCCGCGAGGCGATGCTGGCTGACGTGATGGATGGCGAGACCGACCTGGCACTGGGGGTCTTTCCCGACCCTGGGCCCGCCTCATTGCGCAGCCAGACGCTGTTCACCGAAAGCTTCGCCTGCCTGGCGGACGCCTCGACCTTGCCCGAAAGCGGCGTGCTCAGTCGTGAAGCCTGGCTGGCCAGGCCCCACGTCCTGGTGGCCGTGCGGGCCGCCGCCGACGGGGAGATAGACCCGGTTCTGGCCCTTGAAGGACTGAGCCGGCGCGTCTCCGTACTGCTGCCCCACTGGAGCGTCGCCAATGAACTGATCGCGGGCACCGACCTCGTGCTGACCGTGGCGCGGCGCAACCTGGCGGGCATCGACGCCGACCCACGCCTGAAGGTGTTCGAGCCGCCCCTGGCGATCCCGCCCTTCGACTTCAGGATGGTCTGGCACCCGCGCCGCGATCCCGACCCCGCCCATGGCTGGCTCCGCCAGCTGGTCACGGACCTGGTGACCGAGAGCTGA